A genome region from Blautia coccoides includes the following:
- a CDS encoding uroporphyrinogen decarboxylase family protein, producing MAENMVLDWMKFSSSVSGEAAEKENYLKVIRGEEPDWVPLYFDACDWVFTGFMLDYVNKERKFDIFNVEWEIHEAGKMPKPNRRLLEDVTKWRDFVNFPDTSKIDWEQMAAEALKIHDPNKAMGYRTDGCGGNFFIPLMNMMGFEEGLCALLEEPEAVDELFEAVTVLTEEAMRHLIPIYKPDVVIIDDDMASATNLFISLETFRARFRPFYQRLIDVAKEFELPVELHMCGCCEKVIPDFVEMGVNIWQPAQVMNDLKGIKARYGNRLVLNGGWDSQGKAGMPGASQETVRQSARTAIDQFAEGGGYVFWDLSPVGQSEDMQKKIAWLEDEARTYGRKYYHKEK from the coding sequence ATGGCAGAGAACATGGTACTGGACTGGATGAAATTCAGCAGCTCAGTAAGCGGCGAGGCAGCGGAGAAAGAGAACTATCTGAAAGTCATCCGGGGAGAAGAACCGGACTGGGTCCCTTTATATTTTGATGCCTGCGACTGGGTATTTACTGGGTTTATGCTGGACTATGTAAATAAAGAGAGAAAATTCGATATTTTCAATGTGGAGTGGGAAATACACGAGGCAGGCAAGATGCCAAAGCCAAACAGAAGGCTGCTGGAGGACGTGACAAAATGGAGAGATTTTGTGAATTTCCCGGACACATCAAAAATTGACTGGGAGCAGATGGCAGCAGAAGCCTTAAAAATACATGATCCCAACAAGGCCATGGGCTACAGGACAGACGGATGCGGGGGCAACTTTTTCATTCCTCTCATGAACATGATGGGATTTGAGGAGGGGCTATGCGCGCTTTTGGAGGAACCGGAGGCAGTGGATGAGCTGTTTGAAGCGGTTACTGTGCTGACGGAGGAGGCTATGCGGCATCTGATCCCCATTTATAAACCGGATGTGGTGATCATTGATGATGATATGGCTTCTGCCACCAATCTTTTTATCTCCCTGGAGACGTTCAGGGCCAGGTTCCGCCCCTTTTACCAGAGGCTCATAGATGTGGCAAAGGAATTTGAACTGCCTGTTGAACTTCATATGTGCGGGTGCTGTGAAAAGGTCATACCGGATTTTGTGGAAATGGGAGTTAATATCTGGCAGCCGGCTCAGGTTATGAACGATCTGAAAGGGATCAAAGCCAGGTATGGAAATCGTCTTGTCCTAAACGGCGGCTGGGATTCTCAGGGAAAGGCCGGAATGCCCGGGGCATCCCAGGAGACTGTACGGCAGTCCGCGAGAACGGCCATTGATCAATTTGCAGAGGGCGGCGGCTATGTGTTCTGGGATTTAAGCCCGGTGGGACAGTCAGAGGATATGCAGAAAAAAATCGCCTGGTTGGAGGATGAGGCCAGAACCTATGGCAGGAAGTATTATCATAAGGAAAAATAG
- a CDS encoding helix-turn-helix domain-containing protein, giving the protein MKLNMTIIFDHLDRAEVTKKRISRPFDFYLDKIEICTGKMWQVSSLCIADAKSLPGVPETKDSVSLICIGQLPDAYTEIPCEYICIKEGTDIAKLFQEAAEVFRLFQDIEVRLLRCLVDHAPMNEIGRILFEILENPVSFATPVFRIMMYVPGKNSSYKNFSLAENTYLPEDEYMVVVSDPEYKATLKTKIPGIFSEKMYGFRKIYCNIFHRQEYLGRLVADEVYRPCRESDLSFLMLISDYVKMAYLDICPVNLGETKEFDHMVRELTLSQRPYLEAYDPILRSYGWEKSDTYLYVYLSSFSENNRHSRLAEHMLYLHRILDSNYTFVHENHIHLILRYPNGQNKKIYEILESFAGRHDFYIGCSSWFHDFEKTGMYFHQAVIAFETGNQTEPSKRVYLFEKYILEYIVKTACLKHNKEFYIAPPLSALMDYDRKHGTELLHTLKICLENSGRAVIAQDILHVHRTTYLYRIKRIEEITGWQLNDYRTRLYLMILFEMIDA; this is encoded by the coding sequence ATGAAGCTGAATATGACGATTATTTTTGATCATCTGGACAGAGCAGAGGTGACAAAAAAGCGGATCAGCCGCCCCTTTGATTTTTATCTGGATAAGATAGAGATCTGTACAGGAAAAATGTGGCAGGTATCCAGCCTCTGCATAGCAGATGCCAAAAGTCTCCCCGGTGTTCCAGAGACAAAAGACAGCGTATCCCTTATCTGTATAGGACAGCTTCCGGATGCTTATACAGAGATTCCCTGTGAATATATCTGTATAAAGGAGGGGACGGACATCGCCAAGCTGTTCCAGGAAGCAGCAGAGGTTTTCCGGCTGTTTCAAGATATTGAGGTGAGGCTCTTAAGATGTCTTGTGGACCATGCACCTATGAACGAGATAGGAAGAATACTTTTTGAAATACTGGAGAATCCTGTTTCCTTTGCCACGCCTGTATTTCGCATCATGATGTATGTGCCCGGAAAGAACAGCAGTTATAAGAATTTTTCACTGGCTGAAAATACCTATCTTCCGGAAGATGAGTACATGGTGGTGGTCTCAGACCCTGAGTACAAGGCAACCTTAAAGACAAAGATACCCGGAATCTTTTCTGAGAAGATGTACGGGTTTCGGAAGATTTACTGCAACATTTTTCACAGGCAGGAGTATCTTGGGAGACTGGTTGCAGATGAAGTGTACCGTCCCTGCAGAGAAAGTGATCTGTCCTTTTTAATGCTCATATCTGACTATGTGAAAATGGCGTACCTCGACATTTGCCCGGTCAATCTGGGGGAGACAAAGGAGTTTGACCATATGGTGAGGGAACTCACACTTTCCCAGCGGCCTTATCTGGAGGCATATGATCCAATACTCCGGTCTTACGGATGGGAAAAGTCAGATACGTATCTCTATGTCTATCTTTCCAGCTTTTCAGAGAATAACCGTCATTCCAGGCTTGCCGAACACATGCTTTACCTGCATCGGATCCTGGACAGCAACTATACCTTTGTTCACGAAAACCACATTCATCTCATTCTTCGCTACCCAAACGGACAAAACAAAAAAATATATGAAATTTTGGAGAGCTTTGCCGGCCGTCACGATTTTTATATAGGCTGCAGCAGTTGGTTTCATGATTTTGAAAAAACAGGCATGTATTTTCATCAGGCTGTCATTGCTTTTGAGACAGGCAATCAGACGGAACCTTCAAAGAGAGTCTATTTATTTGAAAAATATATTCTGGAGTATATCGTAAAGACTGCCTGTCTGAAGCACAACAAAGAATTTTATATAGCTCCGCCCCTGTCCGCCCTTATGGATTATGACCGGAAGCATGGAACAGAGCTGCTGCACACCCTGAAAATCTGTCTTGAAAACAGCGGCAGGGCAGTCATTGCCCAGGATATTCTGCACGTGCACCGGACCACGTACCTGTACAGGATCAAAAGGATTGAAGAGATCACCGGCTGGCAGCTAAACGATTACAGGACGAGATTATATCTTATGATCCTATTTGAGATGATAGATGCGTGA
- a CDS encoding GntP family permease codes for MVSVIGIVAAIALLVFKQWNMLLVSLICAVIVGLTSGIGLWAIFSDYYMPGLVGFFGSWFLIFTIGAVYSEFMSRSGSVSAIAYKLVDVFGKEKILLVMFIVCCLLNLGGVNPYVQIFIVWPMAVVLSKEFNINRGIWLSVFYLGLFTAQLFPGNPSMVNTVVSQILEVSAGTVPFICLAMFLLYAAAGYFIIRRTEKRWEEKGRRYVETESDRQMVKPERDDLPGLAAALTPMILVILLYTGLTSGWFAFAGIQRLASSNSILASMGTACIVCYLLNLKKLRGSEKDIIFKGMAGGLSPTFAAAVIAGFLGVITGSHGYQLFTQAVQDVGGNPYMQCLIAGSVTGFITGGGAVTAQTVLGTFGAGWLANPSVNTGLLRQITVANTAGGITLSPHSGGLHGVMGFAGTDLKESYPACITSVILPSIVINIIFSAIAVFM; via the coding sequence ATGGTAAGTGTGATAGGAATAGTGGCGGCAATTGCTCTGCTAGTGTTCAAACAGTGGAATATGCTCCTTGTGAGCCTGATCTGTGCTGTCATCGTGGGGCTGACAAGCGGTATTGGATTGTGGGCGATCTTCAGTGATTACTATATGCCCGGGCTGGTGGGATTTTTCGGTTCGTGGTTTTTGATCTTCACCATCGGCGCGGTATATTCTGAGTTCATGTCACGTTCCGGTTCTGTTTCAGCCATTGCGTATAAGCTGGTGGATGTATTTGGAAAAGAAAAGATACTGCTGGTAATGTTTATTGTGTGCTGCCTGCTGAATCTGGGCGGGGTAAACCCTTATGTGCAGATATTTATTGTATGGCCTATGGCAGTGGTGCTGTCAAAGGAATTCAATATCAACAGAGGAATCTGGCTCTCTGTTTTTTATCTGGGATTGTTTACCGCACAGCTTTTTCCGGGAAATCCCAGTATGGTAAATACTGTGGTGTCCCAGATACTGGAAGTGTCCGCAGGGACAGTGCCGTTTATCTGTCTGGCAATGTTTCTGCTCTATGCGGCAGCAGGATATTTTATAATCAGAAGGACAGAAAAACGATGGGAGGAAAAAGGACGCAGATATGTGGAGACAGAGTCAGACAGGCAAATGGTGAAACCGGAACGTGATGATCTTCCGGGACTGGCGGCAGCGCTGACTCCTATGATTCTGGTGATCCTTTTGTATACCGGCCTGACGTCCGGATGGTTTGCTTTTGCCGGCATTCAGAGGCTTGCGTCCTCTAACAGTATCCTGGCATCCATGGGAACAGCCTGCATTGTGTGTTATCTGCTGAATCTGAAAAAGCTCAGGGGCAGTGAGAAGGATATTATATTTAAAGGTATGGCCGGTGGGCTGAGTCCCACCTTTGCCGCTGCGGTAATTGCCGGTTTTCTGGGCGTTATCACCGGCTCTCATGGATATCAGCTTTTTACCCAGGCTGTTCAGGATGTAGGAGGCAATCCGTATATGCAGTGTCTCATAGCGGGAAGTGTAACGGGATTTATTACAGGAGGAGGCGCTGTGACCGCTCAGACCGTTTTAGGAACCTTTGGCGCGGGATGGCTGGCAAATCCTTCTGTAAACACAGGTCTGCTGCGACAGATAACTGTGGCAAATACAGCGGGGGGCATCACATTATCCCCGCACTCAGGCGGACTGCACGGAGTTATGGGGTTTGCGGGAACGGATTTGAAAGAATCTTATCCGGCCTGCATAACCAGCGTTATCCTTCCGTCAATTGTCATTAATATTATTTTTTCGGCCATTGCGGTATTTATGTAA